The sequence TATTTCCACAAACCTTCTTCGTGAATATTTGAGAAATTCCCGGAAGCCCGGACACAGGACACTGCGGGTTGAAGGATTTCCATTGTTGAAGAGCCGGAACCGCGGGCAATCGCACCGGCAGAAATCGATAAATTCACATCCCCTGCACCCCCCGGGCACAACCCGTTTCCGGTTGGCAAACTCATGGCGTTTTCTGAGTCCGGCCAGAGAGACATAGTCATCATTGTTGATATTGCCCAGTTTCCACCGATCATAGGCAAAAAAATCACAGGGGTAGACATCACCGTTATGTTCAATCAGAAAATAGGAGTCGCAGGCTTCCTTGAAACAGCATCCCTGATGAGCACCATCGAGCATATACATGAGAATGTCGTCATACAACCTGATTGACACATCAGGATAGCCATTTTCAAACCAGAGATCGAAAAGCCCTTTGTGAAAATCGCGGTATTGCTCCCCGGTAACCGAAAATTCGGCCGGCTTCTTTGTTTTAGGATCGATTTCCAGACAAGGGATGAACTGAAGGAAATTTAGATTGTTCTCTCTGAAAAATGACCAGATCTCTTTTAAATGCTGTACACTATGGGCGGTAATCATGGAAAGAATATTGAATTCAACCCCGTTTTTATGCATGATATCAGCAGCCTTCATCACGTTATCGAATGTCCCTTTTCCGGTAAAATTAAGCCGGTAGTGATCGTGAACATGACGGGGTCCGTCACAGCTGAGCCCGTTCAGCATATTGTACTGCTTGAAAAAACGGGCCCACTCATCGGTAATCAACAGACCGTTGGTCTGGAAACTGTTCCCGATAGTCTGGCCTGTTTTGCCGTATTTTTTTTCATATTCAATGACGTTATGATAAAAATCAAGCCCCATCAGAAGTGGCTCGCCGCCCTGAAAGCAGATAGCGTTATGTGGAAACCCGCACTGAAGATAATTACGGATCATCTTCTCTGCGGTTGCAGGAGACATCTTGAGGGCATCATTCTTTTCAGGATAGAGTTCATCGAGTACCCGTTTATAAAAACAATACGTACAATCGATATTGCATAATCCTGAGGCCGGTTTGACAAGAAGTGTAAATGGTTTCATTGCTTTTTATGGATATTTAGGTAAAAAGAAAAATATACTTTATTTTTCTGCATCCTCTCTTTTAAGTAACGTTTACCAGAACCCCATATTGAATTCATCTGCCACTTCCTGGGAATAGTGGGCCATTGTCTGAAGTTCGAATATGCTTTCATTACCTCTATTGTCTTCAAAGCGGAAATAGACTTTGAGCAGGATATCTGATGTTGCAGTAAGATCATCTTCTTCCTCCTTTTCGACCAGAAAATCGGTTACAAAGATATCAGCCGAAAGAAAGGACAATGAATCGCCGTTATATAAGAGTGTTTCGCCATCATAAACATACCGTCCCGTATCACCGCTTGAAGGTGTTATAAAGGCGACAGAGGTTTCATCGAAATATAATACCCGTGATGAACGCCGTATTTGAGACAGTATTCGCCGCGCCGCATTTTCAGTCTCTACCCGAAACTGGGTTTGTTTTTTATTTGAGGCAGTATGGCGGGAGATAAAGGCCCATGAAGTATAGACGATCGTTACGATAAGTCCGCTCACCGCTATCGCCACCATCAGTTCCAGAAGCGTTACCCCGCGGCAAAAAGGCCTTCTATGCTCGTGAACTCGATTCATCATTTTGAATATCCCTGAATCATACGAAACACTTTGGTGTTTTCCTGTTCATGGATACGACGCACGGTTATTTCGATATCTTTTGCATAGGGTGGTTTTTGAATGATCAGCGGATCGACCGGAATAACCTTCCGATTAACTTCAAAAGTCATATTATTTACCATAGCTTCATATACCGTATCATTCAGACTGTCCCACCGGGCGGCGGTCTTTCTGATCCGCTCGGCTTCATTGCTGACCACAAAGGCGGTACTTGCAACCCGGTCTCTTCGTCCCCGAATCCTGTCGGCAGTCACAAGAACGCCCATAATAGCTGTTACCGCAAGCCCCAGAATCGCCGCAGCAATCATGGCCTCGGCAAAGGTAAGGCCCCGTCTGTTTGAAAGTAAACCGGTATTAATCTCACTCATACCCATATCCCCCACTCTCATCCTCACCAGCCATCCGCTCTTCCCAGCTCAAAATGCTCAGATCGCCTATGAAAAACGGAAAATGGTAATCGGAGATATCCATCAAGGGTTCAATAGTTCCTATGAGCACATTAGGAGGAGCCATAGAAGGCTGAATTATTCCTCCTTTCTTTTTACTTGTTGAAGGCGCAGGATGAGCGGCGGGTATTTCCGCCATACAATCCGCCAGGCTTTTTGCTTTCATGGTGCCGCGAAACACACCCTGGTGGCATACATAGCCATCAGCCCAGACCAGTCCCTGAATAAGTACATCCTGCCCTGTCTTAAGAGAATACGAGGTGCCAAGAGAAATCAGCGTGCCGTCAAAAGAAGCACGCTCCGAAAACTCAACAGAATAGATAATCGAATTCTGTTTTTGCGTTTTTTTTTGTTTGCTCGAACTCACAAAAATACTTTTCCCCTCAATACGGGCATCATTATAAACAATAATATTATTGAGTGAAATCACATTACCATGGAAAATAACATCATTGCCTATTGTCACCTTTCCCTGAGAGAATATGGCAACATTCCGGAACTGGGCCTGATCGAATATCTTTGTTTCATTATTGACGATAAACTCCATGTTTTCAATAAGTGACGTCCCGGTAAACTGCAGGTCTCCCAGAACGGCGATCCGCCGATCTTCATTCCATTCGATATCGCTCATCTGGCCGTCGATAAACAATGGGCCGTTAACAACATCGGGAATCTCCTGAAGTTCGTCATTATAATGAATTGTTTGGGGCATATCGCGGATCAGGGTATCACCGGAAAGGAGTTCCTGCTGATAATAGCTGATCAGCTCACTGAGTTCATTTTTACGGACCACGCGAGAAAAGCTCTTGGTTGCTTTGGGGCTGAGATTTGCAAGCGATTTGAACTCCCCTCCGAAATTGCCGCCGGTGGGCTGTGTCGCCGATTCCAGATACAGCGTTGTATCCGGAGAAGAAAACAGCTTTCCACCAAGACTTGCGGTAACCTGCTGGTACTGATCAAGATAATTCCCCACCGAGACCAGTTCCCGT comes from Chitinivibrionales bacterium and encodes:
- a CDS encoding anaerobic sulfatase maturase encodes the protein MKPFTLLVKPASGLCNIDCTYCFYKRVLDELYPEKNDALKMSPATAEKMIRNYLQCGFPHNAICFQGGEPLLMGLDFYHNVIEYEKKYGKTGQTIGNSFQTNGLLITDEWARFFKQYNMLNGLSCDGPRHVHDHYRLNFTGKGTFDNVMKAADIMHKNGVEFNILSMITAHSVQHLKEIWSFFRENNLNFLQFIPCLEIDPKTKKPAEFSVTGEQYRDFHKGLFDLWFENGYPDVSIRLYDDILMYMLDGAHQGCCFKEACDSYFLIEHNGDVYPCDFFAYDRWKLGNINNDDYVSLAGLRKRHEFANRKRVVPGGCRGCEFIDFCRCDCPRFRLFNNGNPSTRSVLCPGFREFLKYSRRRFVEIKEDILRRRAEHNARMGQPGPAPQIPGDYPRNAPCPCGSGKKSKKCCGAK
- a CDS encoding prepilin-type N-terminal cleavage/methylation domain-containing protein, whose protein sequence is MMNRVHEHRRPFCRGVTLLELMVAIAVSGLIVTIVYTSWAFISRHTASNKKQTQFRVETENAARRILSQIRRSSRVLYFDETSVAFITPSSGDTGRYVYDGETLLYNGDSLSFLSADIFVTDFLVEKEEEDDLTATSDILLKVYFRFEDNRGNESIFELQTMAHYSQEVADEFNMGFW